From Magnolia sinica isolate HGM2019 chromosome 13, MsV1, whole genome shotgun sequence, one genomic window encodes:
- the LOC131222841 gene encoding uncharacterized protein LOC131222841 isoform X3, giving the protein MPRESHNIQSQPPASQNHEPATKYSDNDATRSSPGSRTFSSTNVSTPTASVPTTSRSRSRTSESKAGQEDFRNSFQKDENRSMNRWNWNMQFPDAATAAQEAAESAERASIAARAAAELSSREKIKREYSTSLDELPRYGLRDEGSGRPTSSMQRGEDVEVLGKMEADHSYWMKTMSQDQNRDQIGQHCPLGAAESRYDDPGSVKSRTSRSVSSHSSVTSLDDDSTASNLQNSQKSSFRAEAVDLNCQRRCSEMGAFHGERDGVVGSIQKQSSRSVSFHSSTSSVKDYPVVDRNTQKYGNDADGQSSISTRLGIAKRGSNQPILSDFSAPAFDNSDTDGDSDLEFDGDSNRHESRFPLKGTKPPSHLSSNMDSWSPQQQKSQIGYIQSDSPRMHFVEPQLQNIFPTRASESKVPSQSDDLSPEASDDLDDLLSSSEEETNKFNLRERTEPGISHLKQTISTRSSSSAQTGRRPAEFSFHEKKEPEGVNRNAWSNAPDDSETEMPSPHTLLSNQLLPRHPKSPRKSCNVDRKTFYRSEVEEQPSLLSSRLVSAKEVRTMDTSEELPSPASTKNSEVPSYSSNESGNDSNLGRLMGGLRNKGLSRPPYMGNHPADTSLSSKQKTVEETPATFQEPPSGFPSVKSSLSSEPRNHELYNQKPHIKVPKTLIPTTFDSNSDDAKEVQPNQTVGNGGYQGNVRSCRARDSMFQSAKGNPLRFTDRSGAPVQSDFGAGSRLSQPNSSMAEPLSKPLSQTPVAGSRENSISSQPNSSAKRQSSNPLPHITISTHKESAKSVAPSSEANQPPKTVTSGSNGTPKPGSLNEGSTSRENSLKSLSHVHPKLPDYDTLKAQFELLRTNRRSQ; this is encoded by the exons ATGCCCAGGGAATCTCATAACATTCAATCCCAACCTCCTGCCAGCCAAAATCATGAACCTGCTACAAAATACTCGGACAATGATGCCACCAGATCATCACCAGGTTCTAGAACATTTTCTTCTACAAACGTCAGCACTCCAACTGCTTCAGTGCCTACAACTTCTCGTTCTAGATCAAGAACTTCAG AAAGTAAAGCTGGACAGGAGGATTTCAGAAATTCATTTCAGAAGGATGAGAATCGTTCAATGAATAGGTGGAATTGGAATATGCAATTTCCTGATGCTGCTACCGCTGCACAGGAAGCTGCAGAATCCGCGGAAAGGGCAAGTATAGCAGCAAGGGCAGCTGCAGAACTCTCAAGCCGTGAGAAGATCAAGAGAGAGTATTCCACCAGTTTGGATGAATTGCCTCGTTATGGTCTCAGAGATGAGGGGTCCGGAAGACCAACCAGTTCAATGCAGAGGGGTGAAGATGTTGAAGTTTTAGGAAAGATGGAAGCTGATCATTCCTATTGGATGAAGACGATGTCTCAAGATCAGAACAGAGATCAAATTGGACAACATTGTCCTCTGGGAGCAGCGGAAAGCAGATATGATGATCCGGGAAGTGTTAAGAGCAGAACTAGTAGGTCTGTTTCCTCTCACTCCAGTGTTACTTCCCTTGATGACGACAGCACAGCATCCAATCTCCAAAATTCTCAGAAAAGCTCATTTCGTGCAGAAGCGGTTGACCTGAATTGTCAGAGAAGATGTTCTGAGATGGGTGCTTTTCATGGTGAGAGGGATGGAGTAGTAGGAAGTATCCAGAAACAGTCTAGCAGATCTGTTTCCTTTCATTCTAGCACGAGTTCTGTCAAAGATTATCCCGTTGTGGACCGGAATACTCAAAAATATGGAAATGACGCTGATGGACAGTCCTCAATCAGTACCAGACTTGGAATTGCCAAAAGAGGCAGTAATCAGCCTATTTTGAGTGATTTTTCTGCTCCAGCTTTTGACAATTCCGACACAGATGGTGATagtgatttggaatttgatggAGACAGTAACAGGCATGAATCAAGGTTTCCACTTAAAGGAACGAAACCACCATCTCACTTATCATCAAATATGGATTCTTGGAGCCCCCAGCAACAAAAAAGCCAAATTGGATACATTCAGAGTGACAGCCCTAGAATGCATTTTGTAGAACCCCAACTCCAAAATATCTTTCCAACAAGGGCTAGTGAATCCAAAGTCCCATCGCAATCTGATGATTTGTCGCCTGAAGCTTCTGATGACTTGGATGACCTGCTTTCCAGTAGTGAAGAAGAGACAAACAAGTTTAATCTCAGAGAAAGAACTGAACCTGGCATTTCACATCTTAAGCAGACCATCTCCACTagaagctcatcatctgcccaaACTGGCCGCAGACCTGCTGAATTCTCCTTTCATGAGAAAAAGGAACCTGAAGGTGTGAACAGAAATGCCTGGTCAAATGCCCCCGATGATTCAGAAACAGAAATGCCTAGTCCACATACCTTGCTCAGCAATCAGCTGCTTCCCAGACACCCAAAATCCCCAAGGAAATCATGTAATGTGGACAGGAAAACGTTTTACAGATCAGAGGTTGAAGAACAGCCATCTCTGCTATCTTCTAGACTTGTGTCTGCCAAGGAAGTGAGGACTATGGATACCTCTGAAGAACTACCGTCGCCTGCTAGTACTAAAAATTCAGAAGTTCCAAGCTACTCAAGCAATGAAAGCGGCAATGATTCAAACTTGGGAAGATTAATGGGTGGTCTTAGAAATAAGGGTCTCAGCCGGCCACCTTACATGGGGAATCATCCCGCTGATACTTCACTCTCATCCAAACAAAAGACTGTGGAAGAAACTCCCGCCACCTTTCAGGAACCACCATCTGGTTTCCCCTCAGTCAAGTCCTCACTGAGTTCTGAACCTCGCAATCATGAGCTATACAATCAGAAGCCACATATTAAAGTTCCTAAAACATTGATCCCAACTACTTTTGATTCGAATAGTGACGATGCCAAGGAGGTGCAGCCAAACCAAACTGTTGGCAATGGAGGTTACCAAGGCAATGTGCGTTCTTGCAGGGCAAGGGATTCTATGTTCCAGTCAGCTAAGGGTAATCCTTTAAGGTTCACTGACAGGTCTGGGGCACCAGTTCAATCTGATTTCGGTGCAGGAAGCAGGCTCTCTCAACCGAATTCTTCTATGGCCGAACCTCTTTCTAAGCCTCTGTCCCAAACTCCTGTCGCGGGAAGTAGAGAAAATTCAATATCATCGCAGCCTAATTCATCAGCCAAACGACAGTCTTCAAATCCTCTTCCACATATCACAATTTCAACACACAAAGAAAGTGCAAAGTCAGTGGCACCGAGTTCAGAAGCCAATCAGCCACCCAAGACTGTGACATCAGGGAGCAATGGAACTCCAAAGCCAGGGAGTTTGAACGAGGGTTCAACATCTAGGGAGAATTCTCTCAAAAGTCTTAGTCATGTTCACCCAAAGCTTCCTGATTATGATACGTTAAAGGCGCAGTTTGAGTTGCTCCGGACAAATCGACGTTCGCAATAG
- the LOC131222841 gene encoding uncharacterized protein LOC131222841 isoform X1, which produces MLSKSFKAGKCKTSLKLAMARVKVLKYKTEAEVKQMKRELALILEAGQEQTARIRVEHVIREEKTMAAYDIIKLYCELIVAQLPVIESQKNCPIDLKEAISSVIFASARCAGIPELQDVRKHFIAKYGKEFTTAALELRPECRVNHTIIEKLSAKTPDGETKIKILTAIAHEHNVKWDPAAPGEQLSNPSEDLLNGPNVFVTARRMPRESHNIQSQPPASQNHEPATKYSDNDATRSSPGSRTFSSTNVSTPTASVPTTSRSRSRTSESKAGQEDFRNSFQKDENRSMNRWNWNMQFPDAATAAQEAAESAERASIAARAAAELSSREKIKREYSTSLDELPRYGLRDEGSGRPTSSMQRGEDVEVLGKMEADHSYWMKTMSQDQNRDQIGQHCPLGAAESRYDDPGSVKSRTSRSVSSHSSVTSLDDDSTASNLQNSQKSSFRAEAVDLNCQRRCSEMGAFHGERDGVVGSIQKQSSRSVSFHSSTSSVKDYPVVDRNTQKYGNDADGQSSISTRLGIAKRGSNQPILSDFSAPAFDNSDTDGDSDLEFDGDSNRHESRFPLKGTKPPSHLSSNMDSWSPQQQKSQIGYIQSDSPRMHFVEPQLQNIFPTRASESKVPSQSDDLSPEASDDLDDLLSSSEEETNKFNLRERTEPGISHLKQTISTRSSSSAQTGRRPAEFSFHEKKEPEGVNRNAWSNAPDDSETEMPSPHTLLSNQLLPRHPKSPRKSCNVDRKTFYRSEVEEQPSLLSSRLVSAKEVRTMDTSEELPSPASTKNSEVPSYSSNESGNDSNLGRLMGGLRNKGLSRPPYMGNHPADTSLSSKQKTVEETPATFQEPPSGFPSVKSSLSSEPRNHELYNQKPHIKVPKTLIPTTFDSNSDDAKEVQPNQTVGNGGYQGNVRSCRARDSMFQSAKGNPLRFTDRSGAPVQSDFGAGSRLSQPNSSMAEPLSKPLSQTPVAGSRENSISSQPNSSAKRQSSNPLPHITISTHKESAKSVAPSSEANQPPKTVTSGSNGTPKPGSLNEGSTSRENSLKSLSHVHPKLPDYDTLKAQFELLRTNRRSQ; this is translated from the exons GAACTGTCCCATCGACTTGAAGGAAGCAATATCCAGCGTAATATTTGCATCCGCAAGATGTGCAGGCATACCAGAACTCCAGGATGTTCGCAAGCATTTCATAGCAAAATACGGGAAGGAGTTCACAACAGCTGCTCTTGAACTTAGGCCTGAATGTCGTGTAAACCATACA ATCATAGAGAAGCTATCAGCAAAAACACCTGATGGTGAGACAAAAATTAAGATTCTGACTGCAATTGCCCATGAACACAATGTCAAATGGGATCCTGCAGCTCCCGGAGAGCAACTTTCCAATCCTTCTGAGGACTTGCTG AATGGACCAAATGTATTTGTGACTGCCAGGAGGATGCCCAGGGAATCTCATAACATTCAATCCCAACCTCCTGCCAGCCAAAATCATGAACCTGCTACAAAATACTCGGACAATGATGCCACCAGATCATCACCAGGTTCTAGAACATTTTCTTCTACAAACGTCAGCACTCCAACTGCTTCAGTGCCTACAACTTCTCGTTCTAGATCAAGAACTTCAG AAAGTAAAGCTGGACAGGAGGATTTCAGAAATTCATTTCAGAAGGATGAGAATCGTTCAATGAATAGGTGGAATTGGAATATGCAATTTCCTGATGCTGCTACCGCTGCACAGGAAGCTGCAGAATCCGCGGAAAGGGCAAGTATAGCAGCAAGGGCAGCTGCAGAACTCTCAAGCCGTGAGAAGATCAAGAGAGAGTATTCCACCAGTTTGGATGAATTGCCTCGTTATGGTCTCAGAGATGAGGGGTCCGGAAGACCAACCAGTTCAATGCAGAGGGGTGAAGATGTTGAAGTTTTAGGAAAGATGGAAGCTGATCATTCCTATTGGATGAAGACGATGTCTCAAGATCAGAACAGAGATCAAATTGGACAACATTGTCCTCTGGGAGCAGCGGAAAGCAGATATGATGATCCGGGAAGTGTTAAGAGCAGAACTAGTAGGTCTGTTTCCTCTCACTCCAGTGTTACTTCCCTTGATGACGACAGCACAGCATCCAATCTCCAAAATTCTCAGAAAAGCTCATTTCGTGCAGAAGCGGTTGACCTGAATTGTCAGAGAAGATGTTCTGAGATGGGTGCTTTTCATGGTGAGAGGGATGGAGTAGTAGGAAGTATCCAGAAACAGTCTAGCAGATCTGTTTCCTTTCATTCTAGCACGAGTTCTGTCAAAGATTATCCCGTTGTGGACCGGAATACTCAAAAATATGGAAATGACGCTGATGGACAGTCCTCAATCAGTACCAGACTTGGAATTGCCAAAAGAGGCAGTAATCAGCCTATTTTGAGTGATTTTTCTGCTCCAGCTTTTGACAATTCCGACACAGATGGTGATagtgatttggaatttgatggAGACAGTAACAGGCATGAATCAAGGTTTCCACTTAAAGGAACGAAACCACCATCTCACTTATCATCAAATATGGATTCTTGGAGCCCCCAGCAACAAAAAAGCCAAATTGGATACATTCAGAGTGACAGCCCTAGAATGCATTTTGTAGAACCCCAACTCCAAAATATCTTTCCAACAAGGGCTAGTGAATCCAAAGTCCCATCGCAATCTGATGATTTGTCGCCTGAAGCTTCTGATGACTTGGATGACCTGCTTTCCAGTAGTGAAGAAGAGACAAACAAGTTTAATCTCAGAGAAAGAACTGAACCTGGCATTTCACATCTTAAGCAGACCATCTCCACTagaagctcatcatctgcccaaACTGGCCGCAGACCTGCTGAATTCTCCTTTCATGAGAAAAAGGAACCTGAAGGTGTGAACAGAAATGCCTGGTCAAATGCCCCCGATGATTCAGAAACAGAAATGCCTAGTCCACATACCTTGCTCAGCAATCAGCTGCTTCCCAGACACCCAAAATCCCCAAGGAAATCATGTAATGTGGACAGGAAAACGTTTTACAGATCAGAGGTTGAAGAACAGCCATCTCTGCTATCTTCTAGACTTGTGTCTGCCAAGGAAGTGAGGACTATGGATACCTCTGAAGAACTACCGTCGCCTGCTAGTACTAAAAATTCAGAAGTTCCAAGCTACTCAAGCAATGAAAGCGGCAATGATTCAAACTTGGGAAGATTAATGGGTGGTCTTAGAAATAAGGGTCTCAGCCGGCCACCTTACATGGGGAATCATCCCGCTGATACTTCACTCTCATCCAAACAAAAGACTGTGGAAGAAACTCCCGCCACCTTTCAGGAACCACCATCTGGTTTCCCCTCAGTCAAGTCCTCACTGAGTTCTGAACCTCGCAATCATGAGCTATACAATCAGAAGCCACATATTAAAGTTCCTAAAACATTGATCCCAACTACTTTTGATTCGAATAGTGACGATGCCAAGGAGGTGCAGCCAAACCAAACTGTTGGCAATGGAGGTTACCAAGGCAATGTGCGTTCTTGCAGGGCAAGGGATTCTATGTTCCAGTCAGCTAAGGGTAATCCTTTAAGGTTCACTGACAGGTCTGGGGCACCAGTTCAATCTGATTTCGGTGCAGGAAGCAGGCTCTCTCAACCGAATTCTTCTATGGCCGAACCTCTTTCTAAGCCTCTGTCCCAAACTCCTGTCGCGGGAAGTAGAGAAAATTCAATATCATCGCAGCCTAATTCATCAGCCAAACGACAGTCTTCAAATCCTCTTCCACATATCACAATTTCAACACACAAAGAAAGTGCAAAGTCAGTGGCACCGAGTTCAGAAGCCAATCAGCCACCCAAGACTGTGACATCAGGGAGCAATGGAACTCCAAAGCCAGGGAGTTTGAACGAGGGTTCAACATCTAGGGAGAATTCTCTCAAAAGTCTTAGTCATGTTCACCCAAAGCTTCCTGATTATGATACGTTAAAGGCGCAGTTTGAGTTGCTCCGGACAAATCGACGTTCGCAATAG
- the LOC131222841 gene encoding uncharacterized protein LOC131222841 isoform X2: MLSKSFKAGKCKTSLKLAMARVKVLKYKTEAEVKQMKRELALILEAGQEQTARIRVEHVIREEKTMAAYDIIKLYCELIVAQLPVIESQKNCPIDLKEAISSVIFASARCAGIPELQDVRKHFIAKYGKEFTTAALELRPECRVNHTNGPNVFVTARRMPRESHNIQSQPPASQNHEPATKYSDNDATRSSPGSRTFSSTNVSTPTASVPTTSRSRSRTSESKAGQEDFRNSFQKDENRSMNRWNWNMQFPDAATAAQEAAESAERASIAARAAAELSSREKIKREYSTSLDELPRYGLRDEGSGRPTSSMQRGEDVEVLGKMEADHSYWMKTMSQDQNRDQIGQHCPLGAAESRYDDPGSVKSRTSRSVSSHSSVTSLDDDSTASNLQNSQKSSFRAEAVDLNCQRRCSEMGAFHGERDGVVGSIQKQSSRSVSFHSSTSSVKDYPVVDRNTQKYGNDADGQSSISTRLGIAKRGSNQPILSDFSAPAFDNSDTDGDSDLEFDGDSNRHESRFPLKGTKPPSHLSSNMDSWSPQQQKSQIGYIQSDSPRMHFVEPQLQNIFPTRASESKVPSQSDDLSPEASDDLDDLLSSSEEETNKFNLRERTEPGISHLKQTISTRSSSSAQTGRRPAEFSFHEKKEPEGVNRNAWSNAPDDSETEMPSPHTLLSNQLLPRHPKSPRKSCNVDRKTFYRSEVEEQPSLLSSRLVSAKEVRTMDTSEELPSPASTKNSEVPSYSSNESGNDSNLGRLMGGLRNKGLSRPPYMGNHPADTSLSSKQKTVEETPATFQEPPSGFPSVKSSLSSEPRNHELYNQKPHIKVPKTLIPTTFDSNSDDAKEVQPNQTVGNGGYQGNVRSCRARDSMFQSAKGNPLRFTDRSGAPVQSDFGAGSRLSQPNSSMAEPLSKPLSQTPVAGSRENSISSQPNSSAKRQSSNPLPHITISTHKESAKSVAPSSEANQPPKTVTSGSNGTPKPGSLNEGSTSRENSLKSLSHVHPKLPDYDTLKAQFELLRTNRRSQ; encoded by the exons GAACTGTCCCATCGACTTGAAGGAAGCAATATCCAGCGTAATATTTGCATCCGCAAGATGTGCAGGCATACCAGAACTCCAGGATGTTCGCAAGCATTTCATAGCAAAATACGGGAAGGAGTTCACAACAGCTGCTCTTGAACTTAGGCCTGAATGTCGTGTAAACCATACA AATGGACCAAATGTATTTGTGACTGCCAGGAGGATGCCCAGGGAATCTCATAACATTCAATCCCAACCTCCTGCCAGCCAAAATCATGAACCTGCTACAAAATACTCGGACAATGATGCCACCAGATCATCACCAGGTTCTAGAACATTTTCTTCTACAAACGTCAGCACTCCAACTGCTTCAGTGCCTACAACTTCTCGTTCTAGATCAAGAACTTCAG AAAGTAAAGCTGGACAGGAGGATTTCAGAAATTCATTTCAGAAGGATGAGAATCGTTCAATGAATAGGTGGAATTGGAATATGCAATTTCCTGATGCTGCTACCGCTGCACAGGAAGCTGCAGAATCCGCGGAAAGGGCAAGTATAGCAGCAAGGGCAGCTGCAGAACTCTCAAGCCGTGAGAAGATCAAGAGAGAGTATTCCACCAGTTTGGATGAATTGCCTCGTTATGGTCTCAGAGATGAGGGGTCCGGAAGACCAACCAGTTCAATGCAGAGGGGTGAAGATGTTGAAGTTTTAGGAAAGATGGAAGCTGATCATTCCTATTGGATGAAGACGATGTCTCAAGATCAGAACAGAGATCAAATTGGACAACATTGTCCTCTGGGAGCAGCGGAAAGCAGATATGATGATCCGGGAAGTGTTAAGAGCAGAACTAGTAGGTCTGTTTCCTCTCACTCCAGTGTTACTTCCCTTGATGACGACAGCACAGCATCCAATCTCCAAAATTCTCAGAAAAGCTCATTTCGTGCAGAAGCGGTTGACCTGAATTGTCAGAGAAGATGTTCTGAGATGGGTGCTTTTCATGGTGAGAGGGATGGAGTAGTAGGAAGTATCCAGAAACAGTCTAGCAGATCTGTTTCCTTTCATTCTAGCACGAGTTCTGTCAAAGATTATCCCGTTGTGGACCGGAATACTCAAAAATATGGAAATGACGCTGATGGACAGTCCTCAATCAGTACCAGACTTGGAATTGCCAAAAGAGGCAGTAATCAGCCTATTTTGAGTGATTTTTCTGCTCCAGCTTTTGACAATTCCGACACAGATGGTGATagtgatttggaatttgatggAGACAGTAACAGGCATGAATCAAGGTTTCCACTTAAAGGAACGAAACCACCATCTCACTTATCATCAAATATGGATTCTTGGAGCCCCCAGCAACAAAAAAGCCAAATTGGATACATTCAGAGTGACAGCCCTAGAATGCATTTTGTAGAACCCCAACTCCAAAATATCTTTCCAACAAGGGCTAGTGAATCCAAAGTCCCATCGCAATCTGATGATTTGTCGCCTGAAGCTTCTGATGACTTGGATGACCTGCTTTCCAGTAGTGAAGAAGAGACAAACAAGTTTAATCTCAGAGAAAGAACTGAACCTGGCATTTCACATCTTAAGCAGACCATCTCCACTagaagctcatcatctgcccaaACTGGCCGCAGACCTGCTGAATTCTCCTTTCATGAGAAAAAGGAACCTGAAGGTGTGAACAGAAATGCCTGGTCAAATGCCCCCGATGATTCAGAAACAGAAATGCCTAGTCCACATACCTTGCTCAGCAATCAGCTGCTTCCCAGACACCCAAAATCCCCAAGGAAATCATGTAATGTGGACAGGAAAACGTTTTACAGATCAGAGGTTGAAGAACAGCCATCTCTGCTATCTTCTAGACTTGTGTCTGCCAAGGAAGTGAGGACTATGGATACCTCTGAAGAACTACCGTCGCCTGCTAGTACTAAAAATTCAGAAGTTCCAAGCTACTCAAGCAATGAAAGCGGCAATGATTCAAACTTGGGAAGATTAATGGGTGGTCTTAGAAATAAGGGTCTCAGCCGGCCACCTTACATGGGGAATCATCCCGCTGATACTTCACTCTCATCCAAACAAAAGACTGTGGAAGAAACTCCCGCCACCTTTCAGGAACCACCATCTGGTTTCCCCTCAGTCAAGTCCTCACTGAGTTCTGAACCTCGCAATCATGAGCTATACAATCAGAAGCCACATATTAAAGTTCCTAAAACATTGATCCCAACTACTTTTGATTCGAATAGTGACGATGCCAAGGAGGTGCAGCCAAACCAAACTGTTGGCAATGGAGGTTACCAAGGCAATGTGCGTTCTTGCAGGGCAAGGGATTCTATGTTCCAGTCAGCTAAGGGTAATCCTTTAAGGTTCACTGACAGGTCTGGGGCACCAGTTCAATCTGATTTCGGTGCAGGAAGCAGGCTCTCTCAACCGAATTCTTCTATGGCCGAACCTCTTTCTAAGCCTCTGTCCCAAACTCCTGTCGCGGGAAGTAGAGAAAATTCAATATCATCGCAGCCTAATTCATCAGCCAAACGACAGTCTTCAAATCCTCTTCCACATATCACAATTTCAACACACAAAGAAAGTGCAAAGTCAGTGGCACCGAGTTCAGAAGCCAATCAGCCACCCAAGACTGTGACATCAGGGAGCAATGGAACTCCAAAGCCAGGGAGTTTGAACGAGGGTTCAACATCTAGGGAGAATTCTCTCAAAAGTCTTAGTCATGTTCACCCAAAGCTTCCTGATTATGATACGTTAAAGGCGCAGTTTGAGTTGCTCCGGACAAATCGACGTTCGCAATAG